A genomic region of Micromonospora sp. NBC_01796 contains the following coding sequences:
- a CDS encoding FG-GAP-like repeat-containing protein — MSRHRALSRALSLLTVTATIATVGAVAVGSTSASAQPTTPASPTAGTDGDQAWYATEPAALAAARSSGKRIEVDALTTETQQVFANPGGTFTLEQRVRPVRVKRGNTWTPVDTTLVVGPDGRIAPRVTAVGLSFSGGGDPTLVKLDRDGRELRMGWKAPLPRPTLSGDSATYANVLPDVDLVVKADVEGFSEVLVVKTPQAAANPELATLRFDLGTTGLTLNTDNADNITAYNSDGKMVFTAPTPRMWDSSGQADPGLSAQARTFDTNVGAHQAAMDTTVTPGALSLTPDQNLLRGSGTKYPVYLDPSFVSGGRLAWTSVWKSFPTTKYWNSSDIARVGHSDTDNLVNRSFFRLDTSRVKGKNIIRATFQAYETHSWSCNARAVELWHTGGISSSTTWNSQPSWMTKLSTVNVAKGYSSSCPDGGVDFDATGGVRVSAAANAGEVTLGLRASSETDTLGWKKFRNNPTLAVEYNSNPSVPTGLVTTPGVACAGGKIGNTDLTLRAVPSDADGGNVTAEFNYWPVGGATVVRNVTVSNGLQASTILLKTGLVDGTTYNWRVRTRDADGANSGWSGTCAFTVDRTMPSADVDVTSAQYPDYDPSGLSSTVPAGIPGQFTISAKGNTDIVGFYVAIDNDAPSQYVAANVPGGTATVTLIPTQTGPGTLYVRTFDGVNPSVTTDTDHTFFATPPIGPQSKRGDLNTDGKVDLLGRTPSGDLCFYIGNTAGDFRTGTCTKIDSNRQGWLHILRPGDWDGDGWSDLLVVEADGDLVYHYGAGAGSFSREAVEIITDWDADGNPVKTSGWNQYNLVVAPGDWDGDGAPDLIARKSTGEVVLHRGNGFGGWADESAAVRLGWGIWQAYDSIVGPGDVDGDGAVDLYARKSNGELFLIRGNGKGGFRTPTGITYATWETGVNVRQPNAACDASPGVANCPTIIDKLNPTERFRPICQRKGEYQGANPYWVSVVTPRNKTGWISAYLVDYADNQLADVPNCARPAATTYTVWVDGVNVGTTNAACEASPSTTTCATPIDVLNNGDMFTPVCQRLGQTVSGNPYWVYGVTSHGSTGWIANWWMDYPDNRLPYLALCGDYGAALAGTGWNTFTVGLVAPGDINNDNKNDLLGVKANGDLQAYYGTNTAGQFSNPSGGTLVGTGWNGFNKVL; from the coding sequence ATGTCACGTCATCGGGCGCTGTCGCGCGCCCTCTCGCTGCTCACCGTCACCGCCACGATCGCCACCGTCGGCGCCGTGGCCGTGGGATCCACATCCGCCTCGGCCCAGCCGACCACGCCGGCCAGTCCCACCGCCGGCACCGACGGCGACCAGGCCTGGTACGCCACCGAACCCGCCGCCCTCGCCGCCGCCCGCAGCTCCGGCAAGCGCATCGAGGTCGACGCGCTGACCACCGAAACCCAGCAGGTCTTCGCCAACCCCGGGGGCACGTTCACCCTCGAACAGCGGGTCCGGCCGGTCCGGGTCAAGCGCGGGAACACCTGGACTCCGGTGGACACCACCCTGGTCGTCGGCCCGGACGGACGGATCGCCCCCAGGGTGACCGCGGTCGGGCTGAGCTTCTCCGGCGGCGGGGACCCGACGCTGGTCAAGCTCGACCGCGACGGCAGGGAACTGCGGATGGGTTGGAAGGCGCCGCTGCCGCGCCCGACCCTGTCCGGGGACAGCGCCACCTACGCCAACGTGCTGCCCGACGTCGACCTGGTGGTCAAGGCCGATGTGGAGGGCTTCTCCGAGGTCCTGGTGGTCAAGACCCCGCAGGCCGCGGCCAACCCCGAACTGGCCACCCTCCGATTCGACCTCGGCACCACCGGGCTCACCCTGAACACCGACAACGCCGACAACATCACCGCGTACAACAGCGACGGCAAGATGGTGTTCACCGCACCGACACCGCGGATGTGGGACTCCTCCGGTCAGGCCGATCCCGGACTCTCCGCACAGGCCCGTACGTTCGACACCAACGTCGGGGCGCACCAGGCGGCCATGGACACCACCGTGACCCCCGGCGCGCTCTCGCTGACACCGGACCAGAACCTGCTGCGGGGCAGCGGTACGAAGTACCCGGTCTACCTGGACCCGTCCTTCGTCAGCGGCGGCCGGCTCGCCTGGACCTCGGTCTGGAAGTCGTTCCCGACCACCAAGTACTGGAACTCCTCCGACATCGCCCGGGTCGGCCACTCCGACACCGACAACCTGGTCAACCGGTCCTTCTTCCGGTTGGACACCAGCCGGGTCAAGGGCAAGAACATCATCCGGGCGACCTTCCAGGCGTACGAGACGCACTCCTGGTCCTGCAACGCCCGAGCGGTCGAGCTGTGGCACACCGGCGGGATCAGCTCGTCGACGACCTGGAACAGCCAGCCCTCCTGGATGACCAAGCTCTCCACGGTGAACGTGGCCAAGGGTTACAGCTCCTCGTGTCCGGACGGTGGGGTCGACTTCGACGCCACCGGTGGCGTACGGGTCTCGGCCGCGGCCAACGCCGGGGAGGTCACCCTGGGTCTGCGGGCCAGCAGCGAGACCGACACCCTGGGCTGGAAGAAGTTCCGGAACAACCCGACCCTGGCGGTCGAGTACAACTCGAATCCGTCGGTTCCCACCGGCCTGGTGACCACCCCCGGGGTGGCCTGCGCCGGGGGCAAGATCGGCAACACCGACCTCACCCTGCGCGCGGTGCCCAGTGACGCCGACGGCGGCAACGTCACCGCGGAGTTCAACTACTGGCCGGTCGGTGGCGCCACCGTGGTCCGCAACGTGACCGTGTCCAACGGCCTCCAGGCCAGCACCATCCTGCTCAAGACCGGCCTGGTCGACGGCACCACCTACAACTGGCGGGTCCGTACCCGCGACGCCGACGGGGCCAACTCGGGCTGGTCCGGCACCTGCGCCTTCACGGTCGACCGGACGATGCCGAGCGCGGACGTCGACGTCACCTCCGCCCAGTACCCGGACTACGACCCGAGCGGCCTGTCCAGCACCGTGCCGGCCGGCATCCCCGGCCAGTTCACCATCAGCGCCAAGGGCAACACCGACATCGTCGGCTTCTACGTCGCGATCGACAACGACGCCCCGAGCCAGTACGTCGCCGCCAACGTCCCCGGCGGTACGGCGACCGTCACGCTGATCCCCACCCAGACCGGCCCGGGAACGCTCTACGTACGCACCTTCGACGGGGTGAACCCGTCGGTCACCACCGACACCGACCACACCTTCTTCGCCACCCCACCGATCGGGCCGCAGTCCAAGCGCGGCGACCTGAACACCGACGGCAAGGTCGACCTGCTCGGCCGGACTCCCTCCGGCGACCTCTGCTTCTACATCGGCAACACCGCCGGGGACTTCCGCACCGGAACCTGCACGAAGATCGACAGCAACCGCCAGGGCTGGCTGCACATCCTGCGCCCGGGTGACTGGGACGGTGACGGCTGGAGCGACCTGCTGGTGGTCGAGGCCGACGGCGACCTCGTCTACCACTACGGTGCCGGCGCGGGCAGCTTCAGCCGCGAGGCGGTCGAGATCATCACGGACTGGGACGCCGACGGCAATCCGGTCAAGACCAGCGGGTGGAACCAGTACAACCTGGTTGTCGCGCCCGGCGACTGGGACGGTGACGGCGCCCCCGACCTGATCGCCCGCAAGAGCACCGGTGAGGTCGTGCTGCACCGGGGCAACGGGTTCGGCGGCTGGGCCGACGAGTCCGCCGCCGTACGCCTCGGCTGGGGGATCTGGCAGGCGTACGACAGCATCGTCGGACCGGGCGACGTGGACGGTGACGGCGCCGTCGACCTGTACGCACGCAAGTCGAACGGCGAACTGTTCCTGATCCGGGGCAACGGCAAGGGCGGCTTCCGTACGCCGACCGGGATCACGTACGCCACCTGGGAGACCGGCGTCAACGTACGCCAGCCGAACGCCGCCTGTGACGCCTCACCGGGTGTCGCCAACTGCCCGACAATCATCGACAAACTCAATCCGACCGAACGCTTCCGCCCGATCTGCCAGCGCAAGGGCGAGTACCAGGGCGCGAACCCGTACTGGGTCTCCGTCGTGACGCCGCGCAACAAGACCGGGTGGATCTCGGCCTACCTGGTCGACTACGCCGACAACCAGCTCGCGGACGTGCCGAACTGCGCCCGGCCGGCGGCCACCACCTACACCGTCTGGGTGGACGGGGTGAACGTCGGCACCACGAACGCGGCCTGCGAGGCTTCCCCGAGCACCACCACCTGCGCCACCCCGATCGACGTGCTGAACAACGGTGACATGTTCACCCCGGTCTGCCAGCGTCTCGGGCAGACCGTCAGCGGCAACCCGTACTGGGTCTACGGCGTGACGTCACACGGCTCCACCGGCTGGATCGCGAACTGGTGGATGGACTACCCCGACAACCGGCTGCCCTACCTCGCGCTCTGCGGCGACTACGGCGCCGCGCTGGCGGGCACCGGCTGGAACACCTTCACCGTCGGTCTGGTCGCCCCCGGCGACATCAACAACGACAACAAGAACGACCTGCTCGGGGTGAAGGCCAACGGCGATCTCCAGGCCTACTACGGCACCAACACGGCCGGCCAGTTCTCCAACCCCAGCGGCGGAACCCTCGTCGGCACCGGCTGGAACGGCTTCAACAAGGTCCTCTGA
- a CDS encoding ArnT family glycosyltransferase, producing the protein MLDTPTVSAASAEESAPARPEASAEPTAARRADFRLYWSVAGLVILLGAALRVRQWMFGRGMWGDELFIAHNIHDRNFELLLRPLTYSQSAPIGWLWLERIALLAFGAGEQALRLVPLLYGLALLPLVAYFGWRLMSKPAAWATITLVAVAPQLIAYSNQVKQYSSEAFWVTLIVCIAVLLAQRDRLSWRAGIVFWVAAGVGVTMSALAIPVAGALAVLLVLQRLAERGRTRQERLRNLGRFMAAIPVWLVLLVTMGLPMYRASQADPLLRAFWERAHVYPERPLTDLPATWAWFTDKVTGLGTDPLEMWSLTLFLLILLLGAVLCWRRIGGLSVAMLLLPIAVGLGGGAVSAYPLTGRLAVYAVPTLIILAGFAASSPSAASASSAASPPLATRSVLGWVRCAVALVGIAVLMGPQLRTDVDGLRHPASAYMMGSGGNLSEYREALRYVADHKQPGEAFLVTRESSNAQSYYGPTADGIIYPAEAGACPGVNAATQLAGRTRLWLYETTDYTDEENKVLNERLGKGATISEHLFRGARVLLIELPTGSTAGTDVCIL; encoded by the coding sequence GTGCTTGACACCCCCACTGTTTCCGCCGCGTCCGCGGAGGAATCTGCTCCGGCCCGCCCGGAGGCTTCTGCGGAGCCGACCGCTGCCCGCCGGGCCGACTTCCGGCTCTACTGGTCCGTCGCCGGACTGGTGATTCTCCTCGGCGCGGCGCTCCGGGTGCGGCAGTGGATGTTCGGTCGGGGCATGTGGGGCGACGAACTGTTCATCGCGCACAACATCCACGACCGGAACTTCGAACTCCTGCTCCGTCCGCTGACCTACTCGCAGTCGGCACCGATCGGCTGGTTGTGGCTCGAGCGCATCGCACTGCTCGCCTTCGGCGCCGGCGAACAGGCACTGCGACTGGTGCCGCTGCTCTACGGACTGGCGTTGCTGCCGCTCGTCGCGTACTTCGGTTGGCGCCTGATGTCGAAGCCCGCAGCCTGGGCGACGATCACCCTGGTCGCGGTCGCACCCCAGCTGATCGCCTACTCGAACCAGGTCAAGCAGTACAGCAGCGAGGCCTTCTGGGTGACGTTGATCGTCTGCATCGCCGTCCTGCTGGCGCAGCGAGACCGGTTGTCCTGGCGTGCGGGCATCGTCTTCTGGGTGGCCGCCGGGGTCGGGGTCACGATGAGCGCCCTGGCGATTCCGGTTGCGGGCGCGCTCGCCGTGTTGCTGGTGCTGCAACGGCTGGCCGAGCGGGGGCGGACCCGGCAGGAGCGCCTGCGCAACCTCGGCCGGTTCATGGCCGCCATTCCGGTCTGGCTGGTTCTGCTGGTGACCATGGGACTGCCCATGTACCGCGCGAGCCAGGCCGACCCTCTGCTCCGCGCGTTCTGGGAGCGGGCGCACGTCTACCCGGAGCGTCCGCTCACCGACCTTCCGGCGACCTGGGCGTGGTTCACCGACAAGGTCACGGGCCTTGGTACGGATCCGCTGGAAATGTGGTCGCTGACCCTGTTCCTCCTGATCCTGCTCCTCGGCGCGGTGTTGTGCTGGCGGCGCATCGGTGGCCTGAGTGTGGCGATGCTGTTGCTCCCCATCGCCGTCGGTCTCGGCGGCGGTGCCGTTTCCGCCTACCCGCTGACCGGCCGCCTCGCCGTGTACGCCGTGCCCACGCTCATCATCCTGGCGGGCTTCGCCGCCTCGTCACCGTCAGCCGCCTCGGCGTCCTCGGCCGCGTCGCCGCCGTTGGCCACGAGGTCCGTGCTCGGCTGGGTGCGGTGTGCGGTGGCGTTGGTCGGCATCGCAGTGCTCATGGGACCGCAACTGCGCACCGACGTCGATGGTCTGCGACACCCGGCGAGCGCCTACATGATGGGCAGCGGCGGGAACCTGTCCGAGTACCGGGAAGCCCTCCGGTACGTGGCGGACCACAAACAGCCCGGCGAGGCCTTCCTCGTCACCCGGGAGTCCTCGAACGCGCAGTCCTATTACGGCCCGACCGCCGACGGCATCATCTACCCGGCCGAGGCGGGTGCCTGCCCGGGTGTGAACGCGGCGACTCAATTGGCCGGACGTACGCGGCTGTGGCTCTACGAGACCACCGACTACACCGACGAGGAGAACAAGGTCCTCAACGAGCGCCTGGGTAAGGGCGCCACCATATCCGAACACCTCTTCCGCGGTGCCCGCGTGCTGCTCATCGAGCTACCGACCGGGAGCACCGCCGGCACCGACGTCTGCATCCTGTAG
- a CDS encoding septum formation family protein, with protein sequence MRRWLTAVALGGMAALVLSGCALPEGVDGDLTDDWATIGAPVSFTPPAGTCHPRPVDVGYLSSYQPVDCGQLHDAETVHVGTFSGADADRTSPPAEGSPSMRAARGECDGKANEFVGGDWRGGRLSVSVVPPSSYAWEGGARWFRCDLVETGGLDNPDVVSRYLSLKGALTTQHGLAYGCFTPKLVKDDIDQMQPVACTAKHNSEFAGIWTAPDVPYDAFRKDDARTEKGCMGVIATFTKVPNNSDLKYRTGWIFYYPSEADWDAGNRGVQCFLWIDGRSLTRSLKGAGPGALPIN encoded by the coding sequence ATGCGACGTTGGTTGACCGCGGTGGCTCTCGGTGGCATGGCGGCCCTCGTACTGAGCGGTTGTGCCCTGCCCGAAGGTGTCGACGGCGACCTGACCGACGACTGGGCCACGATCGGGGCTCCGGTCAGTTTCACCCCACCGGCCGGCACCTGCCACCCACGGCCGGTGGACGTCGGTTACCTGAGTTCCTACCAGCCGGTCGACTGTGGACAGTTGCACGACGCCGAGACGGTGCACGTGGGCACCTTCAGCGGGGCTGACGCTGATCGGACCAGTCCCCCGGCGGAAGGGTCACCCAGCATGCGGGCGGCTCGGGGCGAGTGCGACGGCAAGGCCAACGAGTTCGTCGGGGGAGACTGGCGCGGCGGCCGGCTCTCGGTGAGCGTGGTGCCACCGTCGAGCTACGCGTGGGAAGGCGGCGCCCGCTGGTTCCGGTGTGATCTGGTGGAGACCGGGGGTCTGGACAACCCCGACGTGGTGAGCCGGTACCTCAGCCTCAAGGGCGCCCTGACCACCCAGCACGGTCTGGCGTACGGCTGCTTCACGCCGAAGCTGGTGAAGGACGACATCGACCAGATGCAGCCGGTCGCCTGCACGGCCAAGCACAACAGCGAGTTCGCCGGAATCTGGACCGCGCCGGACGTCCCGTACGACGCGTTCCGCAAGGACGACGCCCGCACCGAGAAGGGGTGCATGGGTGTCATCGCCACCTTCACCAAGGTGCCCAACAACAGCGACCTGAAGTACCGCACCGGTTGGATCTTCTACTACCCCAGCGAGGCCGACTGGGACGCCGGCAACCGCGGGGTGCAGTGCTTCCTCTGGATCGACGGTCGTTCCCTGACCCGGTCCCTGAAGGGTGCCGGGCCGGGCGCGCTGCCGATCAACTGA
- a CDS encoding RsmB/NOP family class I SAM-dependent RNA methyltransferase — protein MRSDARGGPRSEERGRPRFDDRGRPRDARGGRDRSTGTGGRGRPGGPPADLPRLAAYEAVAAVHRDDAYANLVLPGLLRDWGLHGRDAAFATELTYGTLRVRGTLDAILAVAAAREVARIDPQPRDALRIGAYQLLYTRVPAHAAVSATVELVRSVAPGATGFANAVMREIAGKDLDTWVAELAPPFETDPVGHLSLVYSHPQWIIRSFAEALGGDMSETTRLLIEDNERPPVHLCARPGRADPVALADEVRGAPGAFSPYAVYLSGGAPGDLAAINDGRAHVQDEGSQLVAAAVAAAPVEGEDSRWLDLCAGPGGKAGLLGALAAQRGATLTAVEVAEHRARLVSQAVRGLPVKVLTMDGRTVGEDPDLPSGGFDRVLVDAPCTGLGSLRRRPESRWRRQPSDLPPLTRLQRELLTAALRAVRPGGVVAYVTCSPHVVETHVTVTEAARRSGVPVDFVDARPLLPAGMPGLGDGPTVQLWPQRHGTDAMFLAVLRRGE, from the coding sequence GTGCGCTCCGACGCCCGTGGGGGACCGCGCTCCGAGGAACGGGGACGACCCCGCTTCGACGACCGTGGCCGCCCCCGGGACGCCCGTGGCGGGCGGGACCGGTCCACCGGTACGGGCGGACGCGGTCGACCGGGCGGCCCACCGGCCGACCTGCCGCGCCTGGCGGCGTACGAGGCCGTGGCTGCGGTGCACCGGGACGACGCGTACGCGAACCTGGTGCTGCCGGGACTCCTGCGCGACTGGGGACTGCACGGACGTGACGCCGCCTTCGCCACCGAGCTGACCTACGGCACGCTGCGGGTACGGGGCACCCTGGACGCGATCCTGGCCGTCGCGGCGGCACGCGAGGTCGCCCGGATCGACCCGCAGCCGCGCGACGCGCTGCGCATCGGTGCGTACCAGCTCCTCTACACCCGGGTGCCGGCCCACGCCGCCGTCTCCGCGACGGTCGAACTGGTCCGCTCGGTGGCACCCGGCGCGACCGGATTCGCCAACGCGGTGATGCGCGAGATCGCCGGCAAGGACCTCGACACCTGGGTCGCCGAGCTGGCGCCGCCGTTCGAGACCGACCCGGTCGGGCACCTCTCGCTCGTCTACAGCCACCCGCAGTGGATCATCCGGTCGTTCGCCGAAGCGCTCGGCGGTGACATGTCCGAGACCACGCGACTGCTGATCGAGGACAACGAGCGCCCGCCGGTGCACCTCTGCGCCCGGCCCGGCCGGGCCGACCCGGTCGCGCTGGCCGACGAGGTACGCGGCGCACCCGGCGCCTTCTCGCCGTACGCCGTGTACCTGTCCGGTGGGGCGCCGGGTGACCTGGCCGCGATCAACGACGGCCGGGCGCACGTGCAGGACGAGGGTTCCCAACTCGTCGCCGCCGCGGTCGCCGCCGCCCCGGTCGAGGGGGAGGACAGCCGCTGGCTCGACCTCTGCGCCGGTCCCGGCGGCAAGGCCGGTCTGCTCGGCGCTCTCGCCGCACAGCGGGGAGCCACCCTCACCGCGGTCGAGGTGGCCGAGCACCGGGCCCGGCTGGTCTCCCAGGCGGTACGCGGCCTGCCGGTCAAGGTGCTCACCATGGACGGACGGACCGTCGGCGAGGACCCCGACCTGCCCTCGGGCGGATTCGACCGGGTACTGGTCGACGCACCCTGTACCGGGCTCGGGTCGCTGCGCCGCCGCCCCGAGTCGCGTTGGCGTCGCCAACCGTCCGACCTGCCGCCGCTGACCCGGCTGCAACGGGAACTGCTCACCGCCGCCCTCCGGGCGGTCCGACCCGGTGGCGTGGTCGCGTACGTGACCTGCTCGCCGCACGTGGTGGAGACCCACGTGACGGTGACCGAGGCGGCGCGACGTTCCGGCGTACCGGTCGATTTTGTCGATGCCCGGCCGCTGCTGCCGGCCGGCATGCCCGGCCTCGGCGACGGCCCCACCGTGCAGCTCTGGCCGCAGCGGCACGGGACCGACGCGATGTTCCTGGCGGTGCTGCGCCGCGGCGAGTAG
- the fmt gene encoding methionyl-tRNA formyltransferase — protein sequence MRLVFAGTPAVALPALEAVAASRHELLAVVTRPDAPAGRGRGLVRSPVGAWADEHGIEVLTPARPREPEFLARLTELAPDCVPVVAYGALVPPAALEIPTHGWVNLHFSLLPAWRGAAPVQHAVLHGDAVIGASVFQLEAGLDTGPVYGTLTDEIRPTDTSGDLLTRLAASGAGLLVAVLDAIEAGTARAEPQPVDGVSLAPKLTVADGQVRWSEPGFAVDRRIRAATPAPGAWTTFRGDRVKLGPVRPIANSPDLKPGELLIERTQVLVGTATTAVALGEVRAAGKKPMPATDWARGVRVAPGETFQNAEVTE from the coding sequence ATGCGCCTGGTCTTCGCCGGCACACCGGCCGTCGCCCTGCCCGCCCTGGAGGCGGTGGCCGCCTCCCGCCACGAACTGCTCGCCGTGGTGACCCGCCCGGACGCCCCCGCCGGCCGCGGCCGTGGCCTGGTCCGCTCCCCGGTCGGCGCCTGGGCCGACGAGCACGGCATCGAGGTGCTCACCCCGGCCCGCCCGCGTGAGCCCGAGTTCCTGGCCCGGCTGACCGAGCTGGCCCCGGACTGCGTACCGGTGGTCGCGTACGGCGCGCTGGTGCCACCGGCGGCACTGGAGATCCCCACCCACGGCTGGGTCAACCTGCACTTCTCGCTGCTACCCGCCTGGCGCGGGGCGGCGCCCGTACAGCACGCGGTGCTGCACGGCGACGCGGTGATCGGCGCCAGCGTTTTCCAGCTCGAAGCCGGGCTGGACACCGGCCCGGTGTACGGCACCCTGACCGACGAGATCCGCCCCACCGACACCTCCGGTGACCTGCTGACCCGACTCGCCGCCTCCGGCGCAGGGCTGCTCGTGGCCGTGCTCGACGCGATCGAGGCGGGCACCGCCCGCGCCGAACCGCAGCCGGTCGACGGGGTCTCCCTGGCCCCGAAACTGACCGTCGCCGACGGCCAGGTCCGGTGGTCCGAACCGGGCTTCGCGGTGGACCGGCGGATCCGGGCGGCCACCCCGGCGCCCGGCGCCTGGACCACCTTCCGAGGCGACCGGGTCAAGCTCGGCCCGGTCCGACCGATCGCCAATTCACCCGATCTCAAACCAGGAGAGCTGCTCATCGAACGGACCCAGGTACTCGTCGGCACCGCCACCACCGCGGTCGCTCTCGGCGAGGTACGCGCTGCGGGCAAGAAGCCGATGCCGGCCACCGACTGGGCGCGCGGCGTCCGGGTCGCCCCGGGCGAGACCTTCCAGAACGCCGAGGTGACCGAGTGA
- the def gene encoding peptide deformylase produces MTVQPIRLFGDPVLRTPAEPVVDFDAELRKLVADLTDTMRDRNGAGLAAPQLGVGLRVFTFDVDDVVGHLINPVLSFPDEEEQDGPEGCLSIPGLYFDTVRRQNVVAKGSNSYGDPLQIVGTGLMARCVQHETDHLDGVLFLDRLSVEGRKEAMKAIRAADWYDAGAPPVIKTSPHGAGSPFGLGR; encoded by the coding sequence GTGACCGTCCAGCCCATCCGTCTGTTCGGGGATCCGGTGCTGCGCACGCCGGCCGAGCCGGTGGTCGACTTCGACGCCGAGCTGCGCAAGCTGGTCGCCGACCTCACCGACACGATGCGTGACCGCAACGGTGCCGGGCTGGCCGCCCCACAGCTCGGGGTCGGCCTGCGGGTGTTCACCTTCGACGTGGACGACGTGGTCGGTCACCTGATCAACCCGGTGCTCTCCTTCCCGGACGAGGAGGAGCAGGACGGCCCGGAGGGCTGCCTGTCCATCCCCGGGCTCTACTTCGACACCGTGCGCCGGCAGAACGTCGTGGCCAAGGGCTCCAACTCGTACGGCGACCCGCTGCAGATCGTCGGCACCGGGCTGATGGCCCGGTGCGTACAGCACGAGACCGACCACCTCGACGGGGTGCTCTTCCTCGACCGGCTCTCGGTCGAGGGGCGCAAGGAGGCGATGAAGGCGATCCGCGCGGCGGACTGGTACGACGCCGGCGCCCCGCCGGTGATCAAGACCAGCCCGCACGGCGCGGGCAGTCCCTTCGGCCTGGGGAGGTGA
- a CDS encoding AAA family ATPase produces MTDRQSIVLNGDLGSGKSTVSIELAKRLGLRRISVGDLYREMAQRRQMTTLQLNLHAELDQAVDGYVDQLQQDIADSGEQLIVDSRLAWHFFRDALKIHMITESTEAARRVLARPSGPAESYTSIEEARTKLRERSESERSRFILRYGVDKAKLRNYDLICDTTRASAMEVVEHVIAAFEGTLGKQVLQEAPPLLLLDPGRIYPSQEIQGLRGLWESDFVNDVAQAGEAALEPLSIGYTGTDFFVVDGHRRLSAALRNGFKLVPGRLVAEVDEPVVGGRSAVEFFQAEVGLGTIYDWDAAHGVRLPLPEHVLAQADTAPADPILASEAGISS; encoded by the coding sequence GTGACCGATCGTCAATCGATCGTTCTCAATGGAGATCTCGGCAGCGGTAAGAGCACCGTGTCGATCGAACTCGCCAAGCGACTCGGCCTGCGCCGAATCAGCGTCGGTGACCTGTACCGCGAGATGGCGCAGCGGCGTCAGATGACCACCCTGCAGCTCAACCTGCACGCCGAGCTCGACCAGGCGGTCGACGGGTACGTCGACCAGCTCCAGCAGGACATCGCCGACTCCGGCGAGCAGTTGATCGTCGACAGCCGCCTGGCCTGGCACTTCTTCCGGGACGCGCTCAAGATTCACATGATCACCGAGTCGACCGAGGCCGCCCGCCGGGTGCTGGCCCGCCCCTCCGGCCCGGCCGAGAGCTACACCTCGATCGAGGAGGCCCGGACCAAGCTCCGGGAACGCAGCGAGAGCGAGCGCAGCCGGTTCATCCTCCGGTACGGCGTGGACAAGGCCAAACTGCGCAACTACGACCTGATCTGCGACACCACCCGAGCCTCCGCCATGGAGGTCGTCGAGCACGTCATCGCCGCCTTCGAGGGCACCCTCGGCAAGCAGGTGCTCCAGGAGGCGCCGCCGCTGCTCCTGCTCGACCCCGGCCGGATCTACCCCAGCCAGGAGATCCAGGGCCTGCGCGGACTCTGGGAGTCGGACTTCGTCAACGACGTGGCGCAGGCCGGGGAGGCGGCCCTGGAACCGCTCAGCATCGGCTACACCGGCACCGACTTCTTTGTCGTCGACGGCCACCGGCGACTCAGCGCCGCCCTGCGCAACGGGTTCAAGCTGGTCCCCGGCCGACTGGTCGCCGAGGTCGACGAGCCCGTGGTCGGCGGCCGGTCCGCGGTCGAGTTCTTCCAGGCCGAGGTCGGCCTGGGCACGATCTACGACTGGGACGCGGCGCACGGCGTACGGCTGCCCCTGCCCGAACACGTGCTCGCCCAGGCCGACACCGCCCCGGCCGACCCGATCCTCGCCAGCGAGGCCGGCATCTCCTCGTAA